GCGGTTCCTGCAGCAGGCACCAGTCAGGCTGAAGCGCCCTGCCACCAGACGCTGCTCAGAACCTCCAGCACCCCGCACCGGCCCAGCAACCCAGCAGACCTGAACCTGCTGATGCTCAGCAACGTGCAAACCCGCCACATTCCCCGCCTCACCGAAGCCCTGGAGTCCCCGCTGGCCTGCGGCATCTCGGTGGTGCTGGCCCACCCTGCTTCACGTGGACGGGTGTTCCTGACCGACCCCCACAGTTCTCCCATCATCGAGCTCAATCTTGCCAGTGACCCCCAGGACCTGCATGCCCTGATGGCCGGGGTGCGTCTGGCCTGGAAACTCCTGCATGCACCGGTGTTCTCAGGACAGATGGGGCCGGTGTTCCTGTGGACGGAACGCATGATGCAAAACGATGCCCTGCTGTGCCGGGTGATTCAGTCCATGGCAGGGGCCTCCCTGCACCCCGTTGGCACGGCCCAGATGGGACCCCCTGAAGATCCCCTGGCCGTAGTGGACGGTCATTTCAGGGTGCATGGGCTCAGCAACCTGCGGGTGGTGGATGCCTCGGTGATGCCTGTGATGCCCGGTGCCCCCACCAGCCTGACCTGCATCATGCTTGCCGAAAGGGCCGCCGAATGGATGAAACAGGAAGGCTGATGGACGCCAGAATCCCACCAGAACCTCCGGCAGAAATCCCAGCAGAAATCCCGGCAGAAATCCCGGCAGACCTGCTGTGCCAGCAGATCCAGCACACCCTGCAAAGCTGGCTGCCTGCAGGATTCCAGACCTGCTGCGCTTCCGCCTCGCTGGACCTGCCCATTCCTGATGCAGAGAAGAGCCTGGTGAGCAGGGCGGTGCTGTCCCGTCAGGCAGAATTCATTGCTGGCAGATGGTGTGCCCATCAGGCCCTGAAACGCCTGGGTCAAATTCCTTGCACCCTCCTCACCGGAAGACTGGGGCAACCCCTCTGGCCTGAGGGTGTGCAGGGCTCCATCACCCACGAATCCGGCATCTGTCTGGCAGCCGTGGCCCCAGATCAGCTGTGTGCTGGACTGGGCATTGACCTGTTCGATGTGCGCAGGTCCGTGGTGGGACTCTCGGGTCTGATTTTGAATGCCCGGGAGCAAGAAGAAACCCATCCGCTGGGATGGATGTTCAGTGCCAAGGAAGCGGTGGTAAAAGCCGTTTCTGCCACAGTGGGCCGGTATCTGGAATTCACGGAAATCCAGCTTCGCCCTGCAGAACAGACGTTCCAGGCCCATGTGCAAGGCATCACTGCAGCAGGCAGATGGGGGAGGGTGGGGCCTTTTGTGCTGACCGTGGCCCTGCTTTCTGCAGATTCCACAAGGAGCAACCTATGAACGCAACACCTTTTGCTGTGTTGCCAGGGGTTCGGGATCCTCCCCTCCAGCTTTTGCCCTTTTCATCCGAATTTTGAAACCCCGAACCCCAAGGAGCTTTGATGTTGAACACGAAAACCTTCAAGACGCTTTTCGCCTCCTCCGCCCTGCTCTGGTCTGCTGCCCAGGCCCATGTGGTGGTCACCACTGACACCGGAGCTTTTGAAAGCCAGGCCGGAAAATACCAGATTTACCGGATGATGGTCCCCAATGAAGCAGTGATGCCTGCCGCCACCACCAGGGTTCGCCTGCAGGTCCCAGAAGGCATGGACATCTGGTGGGTGAAGCCCGTTCCCCGCTGGACCTACACCCTGGAAAAAGACGCAGCAGGACGCACCACCGCCCTGGTCTGGCAGGGCATGCTCAAACGCAATGAATTCGAGTTGTTCTACTTCTTTGCGGTCAACCCAAAAGAGAAAGACAGCATCCTGCACTGGAAAGCCCAGCAGACCTTCATTGATGGTACGGTGTGGCCCTGGGATGGGTCTTCGGATTTGCGGCCAGACAGCATGACCCTGCTGAAATAAAAAGCAACAGCAAGGCCCCACTTTGTACAAGGTGGGGCCGATTCAGGAAAGGAGATGCAGGCAGAAAGGGTTGCTTCAGGAGGTTACTTCAGGAAGGCCAGACCACTGCGGTCTACCACTTTGCCAGGGGCAGGAGTCAGGCTGGATGAGAGCACGTAAGCCCGCAGGTTGCCCTGTCCGGGGGCGCTCAGGGTCAGGGTGCCGCCTGTGACGGTTTTGACATCCCCGGTGATTGCATCGGTGTAGGTCCCGTTGGGAATTCCCGTAAAGGTGGCGCTGCCAGAAGCGGCCACCAGCACAAAGCTGTCCACGGTGCTGCTGGTGAAACGGCGCTTGAAGGCCATGGCGTCTCCAGAGACCCCCTGCAGGCTGTACTGGCCTTTTTGCAGCGCAGGGATGGCCCGTCTGATCAGGTTCAGTTGCCGCACATGCTGGGCCAGCGGGTTTTCCAGGGTGGCAGACAGGTTTCCGGTGGCGTTGCTGTACTTGCCAAACCCGCTCACACTCACGGAACCGGTGATGTTGTCTCCGAAGTAAGCCCGTCCGGTGGTGGAAATGGGACCCGTGGGGCCAATGTCGGCGCGTGCCCCTTTCATGAATTCAATCTCAGAGCCGTAATACAGGGTGGGAATGCCCCGGAAGGTGAACATCACATTCAGGTTCTCGGCCCAGGCTGCGGTGCCGCCCGCATAGCGGTTGTCGGTGTCGGGGCCGTAATCGTGGCTGTCCACGTAAGTCACGTTCCAGGTGGCATCGCTGTACACCTGATCGTTGCCCACTGCCGTCTGGAAGGCACTGCGGGCACTGCCGAAATTCCAGTGCATCGGAAAGTCAATCACATCCAGACCGCTGCGGATGCTGTTGTCCGGGGCATGGTAGCTGTTGCCGCTGAGCAGGTGGTTGCTGCTGGTGGGCTGCGTGGAGGGGTTCTGGTTGTCGTTCCAGCTCTGGAAGGCAGAGGCCTCGTTGATGGTGCGGTCCGTGCTGCTCCAGGGGTAGGCTTTGTTCTCCGCCCAGGTGTAAAAAGGCACCGAAATGGCCGGGATGTTGTGGTTCCAGATTTCATGCACCCGCTGCGCGACTTCCCCGAACATGTAGAAGTTCTGGCCGCCTCTGGCTTTAAAGGCTGGATTGAACACCTTGTTGAAGGTCAGTCGGGAGATGTGCTTGACCGTGTCAATGCGGAAGGAATCCACCCCCATGTCGATGTACTTGTTGTAGGCATCGATCAGGTAGTTGTAGGTCAGCGGATTCTCGGTGTTGAGGTCCACGCAGTCTCCGGCAATCTGGCTGGTTTGCACGGTGTAACTCTCCCACCCGAGGTCCTTGCTGTGGTGGTAAATGCCCTGGGTGTCGGTGGTGTCTTCCTTCATGGCGGTGATGCGGGCCTGGAACTGCGCAGCAGGGGTGAGGGTGTTGTAATTGGAGGGGAGCAACCCAGGACGGGCAATGTTCAGCAGGTTCTCGGGGGTGTCTGCCTTTGTGGGGTCTTTCTTGAACAGCGGATAGAGGTTTTCCTCCCCGAAATTCCCGGTGTGGTTCAGCACGATGTCCTGGATGATCTTCATGCCGCGTTTGTGCACCTCATCGATCAATGTCTGGTAACCGATGCCCTGTGAAAGGTACCTGGGGTCCACTTCCTTGAAGTTGCTGGCGTGGTAGCCGTGGTAATCGTAACCGGAGATGTTCTTGACCACCGGGGTGATCCAGACTGCAGAAAAGCCCAGTGCCTTGATGTAATCCAGTTTGTCGATCAGGCCCTTGAAGTCGCCTCTCCAGCAGGGATCTCCAGTGGGGTTTCCTGCAGCGTTGTCGTCCCAGCAGCGGGCGTTGTTGGAGGTGTCCCCATCAAAGAAACGGGTGGTGATGGCAAAGTAGATGGTTTCCTCGCGGAAATCGGTGC
This is a stretch of genomic DNA from Deinococcus roseus. It encodes these proteins:
- a CDS encoding DUF1775 domain-containing protein, with the protein product MLNTKTFKTLFASSALLWSAAQAHVVVTTDTGAFESQAGKYQIYRMMVPNEAVMPAATTRVRLQVPEGMDIWWVKPVPRWTYTLEKDAAGRTTALVWQGMLKRNEFELFYFFAVNPKEKDSILHWKAQQTFIDGTVWPWDGSSDLRPDSMTLLK
- a CDS encoding alpha-amylase family glycosyl hydrolase, coding for VKTPDLTGRTADGWYDGNTGTWVSAPAMPSGNLLEPATPAATAGTDNVKLSWTAPADCRVSGYNVYRKTSTQTAYTRLTSSPLTVLNYTDAALPAATYNYRITSVGNGLESAGVTLNATVAGCNVALGNPTGLTGTAGPGSVSLSWTPSTDCKTKAQKVYSKLATSSTYTLSATLDATTSTATVGALTPDTAYDFKVVSVDSAGAESTGLTTRVTPGKPVARTDFREETIYFAITTRFFDGDTSNNARCWDDNAAGNPTGDPCWRGDFKGLIDKLDYIKALGFSAVWITPVVKNISGYDYHGYHASNFKEVDPRYLSQGIGYQTLIDEVHKRGMKIIQDIVLNHTGNFGEENLYPLFKKDPTKADTPENLLNIARPGLLPSNYNTLTPAAQFQARITAMKEDTTDTQGIYHHSKDLGWESYTVQTSQIAGDCVDLNTENPLTYNYLIDAYNKYIDMGVDSFRIDTVKHISRLTFNKVFNPAFKARGGQNFYMFGEVAQRVHEIWNHNIPAISVPFYTWAENKAYPWSSTDRTINEASAFQSWNDNQNPSTQPTSSNHLLSGNSYHAPDNSIRSGLDVIDFPMHWNFGSARSAFQTAVGNDQVYSDATWNVTYVDSHDYGPDTDNRYAGGTAAWAENLNVMFTFRGIPTLYYGSEIEFMKGARADIGPTGPISTTGRAYFGDNITGSVSVSGFGKYSNATGNLSATLENPLAQHVRQLNLIRRAIPALQKGQYSLQGVSGDAMAFKRRFTSSTVDSFVLVAASGSATFTGIPNGTYTDAITGDVKTVTGGTLTLSAPGQGNLRAYVLSSSLTPAPGKVVDRSGLAFLK
- a CDS encoding 4'-phosphopantetheinyl transferase family protein, yielding MDARIPPEPPAEIPAEIPAEIPADLLCQQIQHTLQSWLPAGFQTCCASASLDLPIPDAEKSLVSRAVLSRQAEFIAGRWCAHQALKRLGQIPCTLLTGRLGQPLWPEGVQGSITHESGICLAAVAPDQLCAGLGIDLFDVRRSVVGLSGLILNAREQEETHPLGWMFSAKEAVVKAVSATVGRYLEFTEIQLRPAEQTFQAHVQGITAAGRWGRVGPFVLTVALLSADSTRSNL